The sequence CAATGAAGCAATAAAAATTAGACATGTCCAAAAATGACCTCTAACAAACGCTACAATTGCCCCTGCTTGTGGGATAGAAAAAACAACTTTACCAATTACGCGTTTCGCCTCAAAAGGAGGATCATCTGCATTATTAGCATCCCCTCTTGTTACTAAATACTTTCCTTTCTTCCCGTTCAATTCTGACATTGTTTTTACAACCCTATGCGTAAGATTTCGCTTACCATCACCGATTGGGTACACTACAATATCATCTTTTTGAGAGGTTTCCCCATCTACCATCTTGACAATCACAATGTCTCCAGCTCTAAAACCACCTCCTTTCTTAACCGTTTCTTTGGTTGGAACCATCGAATTTGTTAGTACATTGTAATAACGGTAACCAAACATTGATTTCTTATCATTTCCACTATAAGCAAACATGGTGGATCCAATAATCAACCCTATTACGAAAATGTAATAAAATAAATTAAGTACTAAGCCTAAAACATGCAAAAAAGCTGACTTTTGCTGTGGTGTCTGAGGTCTTGCATGCTCTCTTTTCATTATTTTTTTATTAGTATGTCTTGGCTGACGTTGCTTTTCTTTCTTAAGCTGACTAGATTTGTATGGTTTATTTGGATAGCTCAGATGCTCCTGTTGTGTTTTTCTTTTTTGAATACTTCTAACATTCTTTTTTTTTACAACTTTTATCTGTTCTCTTATAGGCTGTTTCGGAGGAGAAGTTTGAGAGAGAACTATGTTCTTTTTTACACGCATCTTTTTTATTCTATCTCTATCAGATTCCTTAACCATAGATTAACGTTCTCCTTTTGCATTGTTTGTTTCCTGCTATTTTTTCAATTAATTACTTTTACTTTCTTTTCTTCAATCATTTTTTCGAGAAAAGAATTTTCACTTTGTAAAATGTCAAAATAAGCTGCTTTTTCAATTAGATTTTCATAATCACCGGTTAAAATTTTGGCAACGGGCTTACGCCAAAATGTTTTTTTCTTAATCTTTACTCTTTCGTTAATCTTCTGGCACTCATCCATCATTACAAACAACTCGATATCTTTCGCTGATTCTTTTATTTTTTTAACACGCTCTCTTTCATAAATTACTTTTTCGTCTTCAAAAACCATCCGCTCTGTTGTTCCATTTAGTTGCTGATTTACTTTCCATGTGTACTCCAGATATTTGGATTTTTGATAAAGTTGATCATATTCTTGCAATGGGATTTTTTTCAACTTATACCAATTTTCTTTGCGATCAACATAGGGCAAATCTTCTAAAAGGTCCAAGCCACCGTCCATCACTTTTTTTTCGAGTCTAGTAATCTCATACTCAAGTTTTTCTTTGGATAAACGCATTCTTTCTTTTGTATCAATTGCTTGTTTTAAGGCTTGCTCAAAATATTTTTTATCTTTTAACTCTAGCTTATTTCCCTCTTTGTTAATGTCTTCAATCTGCTCTAACTCTTTTTTTAACGAGCTATTTTCTTGTTGCAGGTGTCTGACTTGGTCAGTTAGTTGGGCGCTACGAGAAACATTTAACCGAAATTTCTTTTGCTTTTTTCCTGTTTTATTGGCATAAACTTTTTCTTTTTCAACAAATAGATTCTGGCTAGCTGAATCTATTTGTTGTTTGTTCGATGTTTCGCTAATTTTCTCTGCTAAATACACATACTTTTGAATCGTATATTGAATTTCCTTTTCCCACTCTATTACCGCACTATCTGATTCTACGCTTTGTTGCGTCAAGCTTTCTTGTAATGAAAAACCTAAAGGAAAGCCTTCCTCTTTAATAACCATCGGAACGAAAACAAGCTCATATCTTTGTTTTTCATAACTTGCACTTACCCAGACAATTTGGGGATAATAACGTTGAAATTCTTGTAAAAATTCATTTCCATTCAACTGATAATCTTCTTCCAATTCAATGACTAAATAATGACACAAAGACAAGGTAGGTAATAATAACGGCAAGGTTCGCCTAATTTCGTTGGCTTTTTCCTCCGAATAGATCCTTTTCTCTTTCAGTATTTTTTTACTTCTTTCAATAATAGTCTTGCTTAAATCTCGCTTGAAAAAAGTTGTAACATTATCCGCAGACAATACCGGCTGTGTTAACAATTCTACTTTCATTTTTTTCTCCTGTTTGACTTTTTAAGATGGAAAATTTGAAGTTAAAGAAGCGGTGGTTCGAACAGTTTGGCCACTAGTCAGGATTTTATTGACATCATTTAAACGATAAAGTTGTTTGACCGATGCCCCTGTTTGTTTTGCTATATTCATCAAACTCGAACTAAGCGTGACATCTACGTAAGAGTTACTGATTTTTTTAGAAGCTCTGATTTTGTAGGTGGCCTGCTTAACCGTTTCTTCATTATTTTTGGGGGATTGCGCTAATTTTTGAGATTCCTCCTTAATTAAAAGCTCCTGCCCAACATAAATCAACGATGAAGTTAAACCATTTAGTCTTTTTAACTCGTCAATTGGAACGCTATAGTCCATTGAAATACTTTCCAATGTTTCTCCCAAAGCCACAATATGAACCGTTCTCTTCTGTTCACTTTTTACTGATTCATTTTCCTTGTCATACTCTTCAAGTTGGTACGCTTTAATCAGCCCATTTATTTTCTTGTCGTAATAAGTATCTGTAGCATATCGGCCAGTCAAATATTTTGTTGCATCTTTATAACTTGTTGTATTGCTTTTCCAAACACCTTTATAAATAGTATTTTGAAACGACT is a genomic window of Vagococcus entomophilus containing:
- a CDS encoding signal peptidase I; the protein is MVKESDRDRIKKMRVKKNIVLSQTSPPKQPIREQIKVVKKKNVRSIQKRKTQQEHLSYPNKPYKSSQLKKEKQRQPRHTNKKIMKREHARPQTPQQKSAFLHVLGLVLNLFYYIFVIGLIIGSTMFAYSGNDKKSMFGYRYYNVLTNSMVPTKETVKKGGGFRAGDIVIVKMVDGETSQKDDIVVYPIGDGKRNLTHRVVKTMSELNGKKGKYLVTRGDANNADDPPFEAKRVIGKVVFSIPQAGAIVAFVRGHFWTCLIFIASLLGFFLVMRHYFFEEDVKSNK